A genomic stretch from Streptomyces sp. QL37 includes:
- the thpD gene encoding ectoine hydroxylase, which produces MTTDVRADLYPSRGAAEMTTPRQDPVIWSAPGAPGPIAAKDLQSFEHDGFLAIDQLITPGEVAGYHAELDRLIADPLVRADERSIIEPKSQSVRSVFEVHKLSEVFANLVRDERVVGRARQILGSDVYVHQSRINVKPGFGASGFYWHSDFETWHAEDGLPNMRTVSVSIALTENYDTNGGLMIMPGSHKSFVGCAGETPKDNYKKSLQMQDAGIPSDEVLTKMADRHGIKLFTGKAGSATWFDCNAMHGSGDNITPYARSNVFIVFNSVENTAEEPFAAPIRRPEFIGARDFTPVK; this is translated from the coding sequence ATGACCACCGATGTACGCGCCGACCTGTACCCCTCGCGCGGCGCCGCCGAGATGACCACTCCCCGCCAGGACCCGGTCATCTGGTCCGCGCCGGGCGCGCCGGGACCGATCGCCGCGAAGGACCTCCAGTCCTTCGAGCACGACGGCTTCCTCGCCATCGACCAGCTCATCACCCCCGGCGAGGTGGCGGGCTACCACGCCGAGCTGGACCGGCTGATCGCCGACCCGCTGGTCCGCGCCGACGAACGCTCGATCATCGAGCCGAAGTCGCAGAGCGTGCGGTCCGTCTTCGAGGTCCACAAGCTCAGCGAGGTCTTCGCGAACCTGGTCCGCGACGAGCGTGTGGTGGGCCGGGCCCGCCAGATCCTGGGCTCCGACGTGTACGTCCACCAGTCGAGGATCAACGTCAAGCCGGGCTTCGGTGCCTCGGGCTTCTACTGGCACTCGGACTTCGAGACCTGGCACGCCGAGGACGGTCTGCCGAACATGCGGACCGTGTCCGTCTCGATCGCGCTGACCGAGAACTACGACACCAACGGCGGGCTGATGATCATGCCCGGCTCGCACAAGTCGTTCGTCGGCTGCGCGGGCGAGACGCCGAAGGACAACTACAAGAAGTCGCTGCAGATGCAGGACGCCGGCATCCCGTCCGACGAGGTGCTGACCAAGATGGCCGACCGCCACGGCATCAAGCTCTTCACCGGCAAGGCCGGCTCGGCGACCTGGTTCGACTGCAACGCCATGCACGGCTCCGGGGACAACATCACCCCCTACGCGCGCAGCAACGTCTTCATCGTCTTCAACAGCGTGGAGAACACGGCGGAGGAGCCCTTCGCGGCTCCGATCCGCCGGCCCGAGTTCATCGGGGCGCGTGACTTCACCCCGGTGAAGTAG
- a CDS encoding ectoine synthase, whose amino-acid sequence MIVRSFSDIENTDRHIKSASGTWESKRIVLAKEKVGFSLHETVLYAGTETSMWYANHIEAVLCTEGEAELTNDETGETHWISPGTMYLLNGHEKHTLRPKTDFRCVCVFNPPVTGREDHDENGVYPLLTEEG is encoded by the coding sequence GTGATCGTCCGATCTTTCAGTGACATCGAGAACACCGACCGGCACATCAAGTCCGCTTCAGGTACCTGGGAGAGCAAGCGCATAGTGCTCGCCAAGGAGAAGGTGGGCTTCTCGCTCCACGAGACCGTGCTGTACGCGGGCACGGAGACGTCGATGTGGTACGCGAACCACATCGAGGCCGTGCTGTGCACCGAGGGCGAGGCCGAGCTCACCAACGACGAGACCGGCGAGACGCACTGGATCTCCCCCGGGACGATGTACCTGCTGAACGGGCACGAGAAGCACACGCTGCGGCCCAAGACCGACTTCCGCTGCGTGTGCGTGTTCAATCCCCCCGTCACCGGACGGGAGGACCATGACGAGAACGGTGTATACCCGCTGCTGACAGAGGAGGGCTGA
- the ectB gene encoding diaminobutyrate--2-oxoglutarate transaminase, whose protein sequence is MTITPPALSVFETLESEVRSYCRGWPAVFDRAQGARLSDEDGHSYLDFFAGAGSLNYGHNNPVLKRALIDYIERDGITHGLDMATTAKRAFLETFENVILRPRDLPYKVMFPGPTGTNAVEAALKLARKVKGRESVVSFTNAFHGMSLGSLAVTGNAFKRAGAGIPLVHGTPMPFDNYFDGTVPDFIWFERLLEDQGSGLNKPAAVIVETVQGEGGINVARAEWLRALQELCHRQDMLLIVDDIQMGCGRTGGFFSFEEAGIVPDIVTLSKSISGYGLPMSLCLFKGELDIWEPGEHNGTFRGNNPAFVTAAATLDAYWADGQMEKQTLARGEQVEQTMLAICGEEPTAQFRGRGLVWGLEFTDPERASAVCARAFELGLLLETSGPQSEVVKLLPPLTITPEELEEGLRTLARSVRETA, encoded by the coding sequence GTGACCATCACCCCGCCCGCCCTGAGTGTCTTCGAGACCCTGGAGTCGGAAGTACGGAGCTACTGCCGCGGTTGGCCCGCAGTCTTCGACCGCGCGCAGGGCGCCCGTCTGTCCGACGAGGACGGACACTCGTACCTCGACTTCTTCGCCGGCGCCGGTTCACTGAACTACGGCCACAACAACCCGGTGCTGAAACGCGCGCTGATCGACTACATCGAGCGCGACGGCATCACCCACGGCCTGGACATGGCCACGACGGCCAAACGGGCGTTCCTCGAGACCTTCGAGAACGTGATCCTGCGCCCGCGTGACCTGCCCTACAAGGTGATGTTCCCCGGCCCGACCGGCACCAACGCCGTCGAGGCGGCGCTGAAGCTCGCCCGCAAGGTCAAGGGGCGCGAGTCCGTCGTCTCGTTCACCAACGCCTTCCACGGCATGTCGCTCGGTTCGCTCGCCGTGACCGGCAACGCCTTCAAGCGAGCCGGAGCCGGCATCCCGCTGGTGCACGGCACCCCGATGCCGTTCGACAACTACTTCGACGGCACCGTCCCCGACTTCATCTGGTTCGAGCGGCTCCTGGAGGACCAGGGGTCCGGGCTGAACAAGCCCGCCGCCGTGATCGTGGAGACCGTGCAGGGTGAGGGCGGCATCAACGTCGCCCGCGCCGAGTGGCTCCGCGCCCTCCAGGAGCTCTGCCACCGCCAGGACATGCTCCTGATCGTCGACGACATCCAGATGGGCTGCGGCCGTACCGGCGGCTTCTTCTCCTTCGAGGAGGCCGGCATCGTCCCGGACATCGTCACGCTGTCGAAGTCCATCAGCGGCTACGGCCTGCCGATGTCGCTCTGCCTCTTCAAGGGCGAGCTGGACATCTGGGAGCCGGGCGAGCACAACGGCACGTTCCGCGGCAACAACCCGGCCTTCGTCACCGCCGCCGCCACGCTCGACGCCTACTGGGCGGACGGCCAGATGGAGAAGCAGACCCTGGCCCGCGGCGAGCAGGTCGAGCAGACGATGCTGGCGATCTGCGGCGAGGAGCCGACCGCACAGTTCCGCGGCCGCGGCCTGGTCTGGGGTCTGGAGTTCACCGACCCCGAGCGCGCCTCCGCCGTCTGCGCACGCGCCTTCGAGCTCGGTCTGCTGCTGGAGACCTCCGGCCCGCAGTCCGAGGTCGTGAAGCTGCTGCCGCCGCTGACCATCACCCCCGAAGAACTGGAGGAGGGCCTGCGCACGCTGGCCCGATCCGTCCGCGAGACCGCCTGA
- the ectA gene encoding diaminobutyrate acetyltransferase translates to MTAAPADFASARSEFLRIDTPRVEDGAAIWRIARDSEVLDLNSSYSYLLWCRDFAATSVVARDENGDPIAFVTGYIRPDRPETLVVWQVAVDQAHRGKGLAATLLDALTSRVASDQGLASVETTITPDNTASDRLFTSFAQRHDVPLEREVLFEGALFPEGTHLPEVLYRIGPF, encoded by the coding sequence ATGACCGCCGCACCAGCAGATTTTGCAAGTGCCCGAAGCGAATTCCTCAGAATCGACACCCCGCGAGTGGAGGACGGAGCCGCGATCTGGCGCATTGCCCGCGACTCCGAGGTACTGGACCTCAACTCCTCGTACAGCTACCTGCTGTGGTGCCGTGACTTCGCGGCGACCTCCGTGGTCGCCCGCGACGAGAACGGCGACCCGATCGCCTTCGTGACCGGGTACATCCGCCCCGACCGCCCCGAGACGCTCGTCGTCTGGCAGGTGGCCGTGGACCAGGCCCACCGTGGCAAGGGACTGGCGGCCACGCTGCTGGACGCACTGACCTCACGTGTCGCCTCCGACCAGGGCCTGGCCTCGGTCGAGACGACCATCACCCCGGACAACACCGCCTCCGACCGGTTGTTCACGTCCTTCGCGCAGCGGCACGACGTGCCACTCGAGCGCGAGGTGCTCTTCGAGGGGGCGCTGTTCCCCGAGGGGACGCACCTGCCGGAGGTGCTCTACCGCATCGGTCCCTTCTAG